A genomic stretch from Candidatus Poribacteria bacterium includes:
- the cobM gene encoding precorrin-4 C(11)-methyltransferase, with product MAPKVYFIGAGPGDPELITLKGRKLLEMADVIIYAGSLVNPKLLEGVKAEVFDSSGMTLGEIVELMRDSVERGKMVVRLHSGDPSIYSAVSEQIELLSELGIESEIVPGVCSAMAGAAALKQELTIPEVSQTLIFTRMEGRTPVPESEKLSELAKHRATMVIFLSVGMIEKVRDELLKGYDEDTPVVIVYKVSWPDQKIVRGRLGDIVELVKSEGIKRTALIYVGEALKASEKPLKKRSKLYDEDFKHSYRR from the coding sequence ATGGCTCCTAAGGTTTATTTCATCGGAGCTGGACCGGGGGACCCGGAGCTGATAACCCTTAAGGGCAGAAAACTGCTCGAGATGGCGGATGTCATCATATATGCCGGTAGCCTCGTCAACCCCAAGTTGCTCGAAGGTGTGAAGGCTGAGGTTTTCGATTCCTCCGGGATGACCCTCGGTGAAATAGTGGAGCTCATGAGGGATTCGGTTGAGAGGGGGAAGATGGTCGTCAGGTTACATTCGGGCGACCCTTCGATTTACAGCGCCGTGTCGGAACAGATAGAGCTGTTAAGCGAGCTCGGAATCGAATCGGAGATCGTCCCCGGGGTCTGTTCAGCTATGGCTGGAGCCGCTGCCCTCAAGCAGGAGCTCACGATCCCGGAGGTGAGTCAGACGCTCATATTCACCAGAATGGAGGGGAGAACACCTGTGCCCGAAAGCGAAAAGCTGAGCGAGTTGGCGAAACACAGGGCTACGATGGTGATATTTCTGAGCGTGGGGATGATAGAGAAGGTGAGGGATGAGCTGCTGAAGGGATATGATGAGGACACGCCGGTTGTGATCGTCTATAAGGTGTCATGGCCCGATCAGAAGATCGTCAGGGGGAGGTTAGGCGACATTGTTGAGCTTGTCAAATCCGAAGGAATAAAGAGAACAGCGCTGATATACGTCGGGGAGGCTTTGAAAGCCTCAGAGAAGCCTCTCAAGAAAAGATCGAAGTTATACGATGAGGACTTCAAACACAGCTACAGGCGGTAG
- the cbiE gene encoding precorrin-6y C5,15-methyltransferase (decarboxylating) subunit CbiE, with amino-acid sequence MKIYVVGVGYKPLDEKARKVLENSQLILAPTRVLEVFKRYDEFEKVKAQTITVNDLGEMINLVRSNSDSQIVILSSGDPMFFGIGRRLVEEFGKDRVEIIPDLSSLQVAFSRIKESWDDALFLSLHGRRKRGGRSLEDIPELLERHHKIAILTDSENNPSAIARVILNSLPADQMASVMLYVCERLGYPDEKITEGTPSEIAELAFSDPNIVLIMRERSNGEAREKPSFGLREDEIAHIRGMITKDEIRAVAIHKLRLPKEGVLWDVGAGSGSVSIEAARICPKLKVFAVEKDREQVEIIRRNLVKFRTFNVEVVEGEAPEVLEELPRPDRVFIGGNSGKLGEILEVSSLRMGYGIIVVNAVTLETLEEAISELSRRGFEVEVSGISVSRSEVIGGRRYLKALNPVFIVRGMRNGS; translated from the coding sequence ATGAAAATCTACGTCGTGGGAGTCGGTTATAAACCCCTGGATGAAAAGGCGAGGAAGGTCCTCGAAAACTCTCAGCTCATCCTCGCCCCCACCCGGGTTCTCGAAGTCTTCAAAAGGTATGATGAGTTCGAGAAGGTGAAGGCCCAAACTATAACGGTGAACGACCTGGGTGAGATGATAAATCTCGTGAGGTCCAATTCGGACTCCCAGATCGTCATCCTCTCATCCGGTGATCCGATGTTTTTCGGGATAGGTAGAAGGTTGGTCGAGGAGTTCGGGAAGGACAGGGTCGAGATAATTCCGGATCTCTCCTCTCTTCAAGTGGCGTTCTCGAGGATAAAGGAGAGCTGGGACGACGCCCTGTTTCTGAGCTTGCATGGAAGGCGAAAACGGGGAGGGCGCAGCCTTGAGGATATACCCGAACTGCTGGAAAGACATCATAAGATCGCCATACTCACCGATAGCGAAAACAATCCATCGGCGATAGCGAGGGTCATCCTCAACTCCCTCCCGGCGGATCAGATGGCATCGGTGATGCTTTACGTTTGTGAGAGGTTAGGTTATCCCGATGAGAAGATCACAGAAGGCACTCCGTCGGAGATAGCGGAGCTCGCCTTCTCCGATCCGAACATCGTGTTGATAATGCGGGAGAGGTCAAACGGCGAAGCGAGGGAGAAGCCTTCCTTCGGGTTAAGGGAGGACGAGATAGCCCATATCAGGGGGATGATAACGAAGGATGAGATCAGAGCGGTGGCGATCCATAAGCTGAGGTTGCCGAAGGAGGGGGTTTTATGGGATGTAGGGGCGGGTTCAGGTTCGGTGTCGATAGAAGCGGCAAGGATCTGCCCGAAGCTCAAGGTGTTCGCCGTCGAGAAGGACAGGGAACAGGTGGAGATCATCAGAAGGAATCTGGTCAAGTTCAGAACGTTCAACGTGGAGGTCGTGGAGGGCGAAGCCCCTGAGGTGCTGGAGGAGCTCCCCCGACCTGATAGGGTGTTCATAGGAGGGAACAGCGGGAAACTCGGGGAGATCCTCGAGGTTTCATCCCTGAGGATGGGTTACGGCATCATCGTTGTGAACGCCGTTACGCTCGAGACGCTTGAGGAGGCGATCTCGGAGCTCAGTCGCCGAGGGTTTGAAGTTGAGGTGTCGGGGATATCCGTCTCCAGATCCGAGGTCATCGGGGGCAGAAGATATCTGAAAGCTCTCAACCCGGTGTTCATCGTGAGGGGGATGAGGAATGGCTCCTAA
- a CDS encoding cobalt-precorrin-5B (C(1))-methyltransferase, which yields MREVKLRTGYTTGSCAAAAAKAAAIALITGRAPERVEIELPIGKRAEFEIAGSDIGSNRATCSVIKDAGDDPDVTNGALISSTISYSDSLGITIDRGEGVGIVTKPGLELDVGMPAINPVPRRMIEKAVSEVAGELLSQTGLSVIISVKDGEEMAKETLNPKLGILEGISILGTSGIVRPYSAPAYRAAIAVSINVAVASGNKHLVLTTGSRSEEFSKKYVRLPDECYIQVGDFPGFAVRYCSRKGVERITFCGMIGKLSKIAEGYSRTSSDTVDINIAFLIELSRLSGVDDETLKLLRNAQTARHFAEMALKAGVSTVFDLICRRACENLKAWADGEISIECMMVDFQGNLIGRAEI from the coding sequence ATGAGAGAGGTTAAATTGAGAACCGGGTATACGACCGGTTCCTGTGCCGCCGCTGCCGCTAAAGCGGCAGCGATAGCCCTCATCACCGGCAGGGCCCCGGAGAGGGTGGAGATCGAACTGCCGATAGGGAAGAGAGCTGAATTCGAGATAGCGGGTTCGGATATCGGATCGAACCGCGCCACCTGCTCGGTGATCAAAGACGCCGGCGACGACCCGGACGTCACGAACGGGGCGTTGATATCATCGACCATCTCATACTCCGATAGCCTCGGGATCACCATAGATCGAGGTGAGGGCGTCGGGATAGTGACCAAGCCGGGGTTAGAGCTGGATGTGGGGATGCCGGCGATCAACCCGGTGCCGCGGCGGATGATCGAGAAAGCCGTCTCAGAGGTCGCCGGCGAACTCCTCTCGCAAACCGGGCTCTCCGTCATCATATCGGTCAAAGACGGCGAGGAGATGGCGAAGGAGACCCTCAACCCAAAACTGGGGATCCTCGAGGGGATATCAATCCTCGGCACAAGCGGGATCGTGAGACCATACTCCGCCCCAGCTTACAGAGCCGCCATAGCCGTTTCGATAAACGTGGCTGTGGCCTCCGGAAACAAGCACCTTGTGCTCACAACGGGAAGCCGGAGCGAGGAGTTCTCCAAAAAATACGTCCGTCTGCCCGATGAGTGCTATATTCAGGTGGGTGATTTCCCAGGGTTCGCTGTCAGATACTGCTCGAGAAAAGGTGTCGAGAGGATAACGTTCTGCGGTATGATCGGGAAGTTATCCAAGATAGCGGAGGGGTATTCCCGAACGAGCTCGGACACCGTTGATATAAACATTGCCTTCCTGATAGAGCTATCCCGTCTCTCCGGGGTGGACGATGAGACGTTGAAACTCCTGAGAAACGCTCAAACGGCGAGGCATTTCGCTGAGATGGCTCTTAAGGCAGGCGTCTCGACCGTTTTCGATCTGATCTGTAGGAGAGCTTGTGAGAACCTGAAAGCATGGGCAGATGGGGAGATCTCCATAGAGTGCATGATGGTCGATTTCCAGGGTAACCTCATCGGACGGGCTGAGATATGA
- a CDS encoding precorrin-8X methylmutase, with translation MREVSVSLSPSEIELKSFEIIKRRIGEHSFSEEELSIVTRVIHATGDFDYARNMRFHPKAVESGVSAIEERCLIVSDTEMGKAGMTKARSMGCEVRCFVHDSDVIAEARDLGVTRSVIAIRKAARYRPGIVAIGNSPTALIEAIKLVEKGVMSPKLIIGVPVGFVMAAESKEMLVRSSLPIPYITSLGNKGGSTVAAAIVNGLAVLAGDDERG, from the coding sequence ATGAGGGAGGTTTCGGTGAGCCTTAGCCCCAGCGAGATAGAGCTCAAAAGTTTCGAGATCATCAAGCGTAGGATAGGAGAACACAGCTTTTCGGAAGAGGAGCTCTCGATAGTCACAAGGGTGATCCATGCCACGGGTGATTTCGACTATGCCCGAAACATGAGGTTTCATCCCAAAGCTGTGGAGAGCGGTGTGAGTGCCATCGAGGAGAGATGTTTGATAGTGTCAGACACCGAGATGGGCAAAGCCGGGATGACCAAAGCCCGTTCGATGGGATGTGAGGTGAGATGTTTCGTGCACGACAGCGATGTGATAGCTGAGGCCAGAGATCTGGGCGTGACCCGCTCGGTCATCGCCATCCGTAAAGCCGCCCGATATCGCCCGGGCATAGTGGCCATCGGGAATTCACCGACCGCTTTGATCGAAGCGATAAAGCTGGTCGAAAAAGGTGTTATGTCTCCTAAGCTGATAATCGGTGTGCCCGTTGGGTTCGTCATGGCAGCGGAATCCAAGGAGATGCTGGTGAGATCTTCTCTTCCGATACCATACATCACCTCGCTTGGAAACAAAGGTGGAAGCACGGTAGCAGCGGCGATCGTAAACGGATTGGCTGTTTTGGCGGGAGATGATGAGAGAGGTTAA
- a CDS encoding sirohydrochlorin cobaltochelatase, producing MRTPVIVLCAFGTSTEAMATYDHIDEVIRSRYPDNDIRWAFTSEGVIRKLRGRGIACYTLPEVYEILRREGKTEVLVQSLHIMPGQEFHEKIVMVPAKGLNVKYGLPLLSEDDDFERLFKALEPRFPPEEEAVTILCAHGNKRRPEFNAPFLRLDSYIRGRRKNTFVATVDGPPGTESAFSDAKAAGVGRVHFVPLMLVAGRHIMEDVMGEGENSWKNQLSPMKATVEEGLGYNDDVIEIYIEHIGKALDQF from the coding sequence ATGAGAACGCCTGTGATAGTTCTATGTGCCTTTGGCACCTCCACGGAAGCGATGGCCACTTACGATCACATCGATGAGGTGATAAGGAGTAGGTATCCCGATAACGACATCCGTTGGGCTTTCACCTCTGAGGGGGTCATCAGGAAGTTAAGGGGGAGAGGTATCGCCTGTTACACCCTTCCGGAGGTCTATGAGATCCTACGGAGGGAGGGGAAAACCGAGGTGCTCGTCCAATCGCTTCACATCATGCCCGGTCAGGAGTTTCATGAGAAGATCGTGATGGTGCCCGCAAAGGGGTTGAACGTCAAATATGGGCTTCCGCTTCTCTCCGAGGACGACGATTTCGAGAGGCTTTTTAAAGCTCTTGAGCCGAGGTTTCCCCCTGAGGAAGAGGCTGTGACGATCCTCTGCGCTCACGGCAACAAGCGCCGTCCGGAGTTCAACGCGCCGTTTCTCAGGTTGGACAGCTATATTCGGGGTCGCCGGAAGAACACCTTCGTTGCCACAGTTGATGGCCCTCCTGGCACCGAGAGCGCTTTTTCCGATGCGAAAGCGGCCGGGGTTGGGAGGGTTCACTTCGTCCCGCTCATGCTGGTGGCGGGGAGACATATCATGGAGGACGTCATGGGTGAGGGGGAGAACAGCTGGAAAAATCAGCTCTCCCCGATGAAAGCTACCGTCGAGGAAGGGTTGGGTTATAACGACGATGTCATCGAGATCTACATCGAGCACATCGGCAAAGCGCTCGACCAGTTCTGA
- a CDS encoding HmuY family protein, translating into MRRVLTILIAIALGISIVGCGEEEVSPPEVEKPMTPIEITITVKGDVTSKTTPDDWVYFSFRTGSVIDPSRKNTKEWDIRVLGTKFSTNSGTTAEETGSGGLGGAIIVNESDLTKIAQAPETGYTVDVIAEIATMAKTKPSASINPLLTKEDKNDPNYDSNHWYTRVDRKLTPDTSKCYVIRCGDGKSYARLQFIGYSKSGDTRTYTLLYNYTDRPDRKFVE; encoded by the coding sequence ATGAGAAGGGTGTTAACGATTTTAATCGCCATCGCCTTAGGGATCTCAATCGTGGGATGTGGGGAGGAAGAGGTATCCCCCCCTGAGGTTGAAAAGCCGATGACCCCGATCGAAATCACCATTACCGTGAAGGGGGATGTCACATCGAAAACCACCCCCGACGATTGGGTCTATTTCAGCTTCAGGACGGGCAGCGTGATCGATCCTTCGCGGAAGAACACCAAAGAGTGGGATATCCGGGTTTTAGGCACGAAGTTCTCCACGAACAGCGGGACGACGGCGGAGGAAACGGGCTCAGGAGGTTTAGGAGGAGCCATCATCGTTAACGAGTCCGATCTGACCAAAATCGCACAGGCTCCCGAAACCGGTTATACGGTCGATGTGATAGCTGAGATCGCCACAATGGCGAAGACCAAGCCCTCGGCCAGCATCAACCCCCTGCTGACCAAGGAGGACAAGAACGATCCGAACTATGACAGTAACCACTGGTATACCAGGGTGGACAGGAAGCTCACCCCGGATACGAGCAAATGTTACGTGATAAGATGTGGTGACGGGAAGAGCTACGCTCGGCTACAGTTCATCGGCTATAGCAAATCGGGGGATACCCGCACCTATACGCTCCTCTATAACTACACCGACCGTCCCGACAGGAAATTCGTCGAGTGA